Proteins from a single region of Flavobacterium sp. YJ01:
- a CDS encoding 3'-5' exonuclease translates to MNFTAIDFETATGHHPCSVGIVTVQNGVIVDEFVSLIKPPNNEYNPFTIRVHGIYPKDTINAKSFFQIYPEIEKRLKNRVVVAHNESFDRNVLMKTMLLHGLNYEDLNIAPKWECTVKIYKAKGIKPTKLSDCCREMKIQLNHHEALSDARACAKLYMLR, encoded by the coding sequence ATGAATTTTACAGCAATTGATTTTGAAACAGCAACGGGACATCATCCGTGTTCAGTTGGAATTGTTACAGTTCAAAATGGAGTAATAGTAGATGAGTTTGTGTCTTTAATTAAACCTCCAAATAATGAGTATAATCCATTTACAATTCGTGTTCATGGTATTTATCCGAAAGATACTATCAATGCAAAATCTTTTTTTCAAATCTATCCTGAAATAGAAAAGAGGTTAAAAAATCGAGTTGTTGTAGCTCATAACGAAAGTTTTGACCGAAATGTTTTGATGAAAACAATGCTGCTTCATGGTTTAAATTATGAAGATTTGAACATTGCTCCAAAATGGGAATGTACAGTGAAAATTTATAAAGCAAAAGGAATTAAACCGACAAAATTAAGTGACTGTTGCCGAGAAATGAAAATTCAGCTTAATCATCACGAAGCTTTGTCTGATGCTCGTGCTTGTGCGAAACTTTATATGCTTCGATAA
- a CDS encoding RagB/SusD family nutrient uptake outer membrane protein: MKNIIKTILLSAVVLGMSSCTEEKVIDLKPINNILSPDAFTTPTLISTYMNGVYNAAAIGQYNAAPTSPNGGRGYVWGAAYVEQGEARGEDVVNMATFYELTYRGTYDPTTANNVYYWVDGYRLINRCNLMIEGTNEAVAKGIITKAIGDNYIGQSKFLRAITHLELLTYFARPYNFTAGATHPGIPYRTVGVNTFEEIDSESAKPRNTVAECYDRILADLNDAEALITSGSSTAFASRPIGRASKWAAIAFKTRLYLQKRDWANVLVEGAKLNGAFALTADPYAPFQNTTGVNASNSESIFSIQHSATANPGVNAALASILKDRALVCISPIIWRDAQWLADDKRREDGKFIYTASGIKYTNKYTDVTNRTDAAPIIRYAEVVLNMAEAQARQSNLPAALTLLNSVRNRSLANPTTQAYTAASFTTNATMVAAILKERRIEFLQEGRRWTDIHRLQGDPIAAVATSGIPAKMANAAPTAPAFVLGNTYVIATPIAAIPAADRRFLWPIPQLEMNTNPGLGQNPDW, encoded by the coding sequence ATGAAAAATATAATAAAAACAATTTTACTTTCTGCAGTGGTACTTGGGATGAGTTCATGTACAGAAGAAAAAGTAATCGATTTAAAGCCGATCAACAATATTTTAAGTCCTGACGCTTTTACTACACCGACATTAATCTCAACATATATGAATGGGGTTTATAATGCGGCTGCAATCGGACAATATAATGCTGCACCAACTAGCCCGAACGGTGGTCGTGGTTATGTATGGGGAGCTGCTTATGTTGAACAAGGTGAAGCTAGAGGAGAAGATGTTGTAAATATGGCAACTTTCTATGAGTTAACTTATAGAGGTACTTATGATCCAACAACGGCTAACAACGTTTACTACTGGGTTGATGGTTACAGATTAATCAACAGATGTAACCTTATGATTGAAGGAACTAATGAAGCTGTTGCAAAAGGTATTATTACTAAGGCAATTGGGGATAATTATATTGGGCAATCTAAATTCTTAAGAGCAATTACACACTTAGAATTGTTAACTTACTTTGCTAGACCTTATAATTTTACTGCTGGTGCAACTCACCCTGGTATTCCTTACAGAACGGTTGGAGTTAATACATTTGAAGAAATTGATTCTGAATCTGCAAAGCCAAGAAATACGGTAGCAGAATGTTATGATAGAATTTTAGCAGATTTAAATGATGCTGAGGCTTTAATTACTTCAGGAAGCAGCACAGCTTTTGCATCTAGACCAATTGGAAGAGCTTCTAAATGGGCTGCAATCGCTTTCAAAACTAGACTTTATCTTCAAAAAAGAGATTGGGCAAATGTTTTGGTTGAAGGAGCTAAATTAAACGGAGCTTTCGCTTTAACTGCAGATCCATATGCGCCTTTCCAAAATACTACAGGAGTTAATGCTAGTAACTCAGAGTCTATTTTCTCTATTCAGCATTCAGCTACAGCTAATCCAGGTGTAAATGCTGCTTTAGCTAGTATTTTAAAAGATAGAGCTTTAGTTTGTATTAGTCCAATTATTTGGAGAGATGCACAATGGTTAGCTGATGACAAACGTAGAGAAGACGGAAAGTTTATTTACACAGCTTCTGGTATTAAATATACTAACAAATATACTGATGTTACGAACAGAACTGACGCTGCTCCAATTATCAGATATGCTGAAGTTGTATTAAATATGGCTGAAGCTCAAGCTCGTCAATCTAATTTGCCAGCTGCTTTAACTTTGTTAAACTCTGTTAGAAATAGATCTCTAGCAAACCCAACAACTCAAGCTTACACAGCTGCTTCTTTTACAACAAACGCAACTATGGTTGCTGCTATTCTTAAAGAAAGAAGAATTGAGTTTTTACAAGAAGGACGTAGATGGACTGATATTCACAGATTACAAGGAGATCCAATAGCCGCAGTTGCTACAAGTGGTATTCCTGCTAAAATGGCAAATGCTGCACCTACAGCTCCTGCATTCGTTTTAGGAAATACTTATGTTATTGCAACTCCTATTGCAGCTATTCCTGCAGCTGACCGTAGATTTTTATGGCCAATACCTCAATTAGAAATGAATACAAATCCAGGTTTAGGACAAAATCCTGATTGGTAA
- a CDS encoding pyridoxal-phosphate dependent enzyme, with the protein MDFSKNILETIGNTPLVKLNKIVAEIDALVLAKVETFNPGNSVKDRMAVKMIEDAEADGRLKPGGTIIEGTSGNTGMGLALVAIVKGYKLICVISDKQSKEKMDILRAVGAKVVVCPTDVEPTDPRSYYSVSKRLAEETPNSWYVNQYDNMSNSLAHYEQTGPEIWKQTEGKITHFVVGVGTGGTISGVGKYLKEKNPNIKIWGIDTYGSVFKKYHETGIFDENEIYSYITEGIGEDILPKNVDFSLIDGFTKVTDKDAAVYTRKIALEEAIFVGNSAGACIKGLLQLKEHFKPDDVVVVLFHDSGSRYVGKMFNDDWMRERGFLEENITKAEDVIKDHIDKELIVVRTEELVSHAIERMRKYKISQIPVVDINGFVGSVDETDLFRSYVADKNVAEKPIKEVMGKPFPIVKLGTPIEEVSKLFSKENDAVLVDLGNGHHHIITKYDIIGSIK; encoded by the coding sequence ATGGACTTTTCAAAAAATATTTTAGAAACAATTGGTAACACGCCATTGGTAAAACTCAACAAAATTGTTGCTGAAATTGATGCGTTAGTATTGGCAAAAGTCGAAACCTTTAATCCTGGTAATTCTGTGAAAGACAGAATGGCTGTAAAAATGATTGAAGATGCAGAAGCTGACGGCCGATTGAAACCAGGAGGGACTATTATTGAAGGAACTTCTGGAAATACAGGAATGGGACTTGCACTAGTGGCAATCGTAAAAGGATACAAATTAATTTGTGTGATCTCTGATAAACAATCTAAAGAGAAGATGGATATTCTTCGTGCTGTAGGAGCAAAAGTCGTTGTTTGCCCGACAGATGTCGAACCTACAGATCCTCGTTCTTATTATTCGGTTTCCAAACGTTTGGCCGAAGAAACACCAAATTCTTGGTACGTAAATCAGTATGATAATATGTCAAATTCATTGGCGCATTATGAACAAACTGGACCAGAAATTTGGAAACAGACTGAAGGTAAAATCACACATTTTGTTGTTGGAGTTGGAACTGGAGGAACAATTTCTGGAGTTGGAAAATATTTAAAAGAAAAAAATCCAAACATCAAGATCTGGGGAATTGATACTTATGGTTCTGTTTTTAAGAAATACCACGAAACTGGAATTTTTGACGAAAACGAAATCTATTCTTATATAACAGAAGGAATCGGAGAAGATATTTTGCCTAAAAATGTCGACTTTTCTTTAATTGACGGATTCACAAAAGTAACCGATAAAGATGCAGCAGTTTACACTAGAAAAATTGCGTTAGAAGAAGCTATTTTTGTTGGAAATTCTGCTGGAGCTTGTATAAAAGGTCTTTTGCAATTAAAAGAACATTTCAAGCCTGATGATGTTGTTGTAGTTCTTTTTCACGATTCTGGAAGCCGTTACGTAGGTAAAATGTTCAATGATGATTGGATGCGTGAACGCGGATTTTTAGAAGAAAACATAACTAAGGCAGAAGACGTTATCAAAGATCATATTGATAAAGAATTGATTGTTGTTCGTACCGAAGAATTGGTTTCGCACGCAATTGAGCGTATGCGTAAATACAAAATTTCGCAGATCCCAGTTGTTGATATTAACGGATTTGTTGGTTCTGTTGATGAAACTGACTTGTTTAGAAGTTATGTTGCAGACAAAAATGTAGCCGAAAAACCTATTAAGGAAGTAATGGGAAAACCTTTTCCAATTGTAAAATTAGGAACGCCAATTGAAGAAGTGTCAAAACTTTTCTCAAAAGAAAACGATGCCGTTTTAGTTGACTTAGGAAATGGACATCATCATATTATTACAAAATATGATATTATCGGTTCGATAAAATAG
- a CDS encoding putative porin yields the protein MRIFIFLYLLVVPTLLFSQEKKAAPKKDLDMNTEYSSITDTVKKKKAKIATIDQYKIVTLEHDTIYADTSLTIKSAYRQNHLRKDLFGLLEFSNIGQPLNTLQYSLTSFSPYPEIGFTGKHSNYMQADQIRYYSAATPFTELFFNTTINKGQNVDSFITLNTSKNLNFSIAYKGLRSEGDYINQLVSAGNFRFTTSYATTSRRYAINMHFANQDIMNEENGGITNVSNFESDDPDFKNRQRLQVYLTDAETLLKGRRLFFDHAFRVNPKDGNNNLYLTHQFNYEYKNYQYKQQTITSSITDNNNVTTTVNRFGDSYVASGINDETKYERLYNKVGAAYENSLLGKFNFFIDDYRSNYQYEKVIVDSLNNAIPANLYLQFNNVGGQYEYQKNKWNGRFLYSRSITNQSLSDLDAKLRYDLNEKIKFDFRYRNINKLPNNNYNLYQSSWVSYNWSHNFKNEKINSLSAEITTPWLTGQVQYTVLKDHLYFRDTSSVANVQIVTPQQYGNVINYLEIKASREFKFGHFALDNTLLYQKVDQSDLILNVPDFVTRNTFYYSNHFFKKALFIQTGIVFNYLTKYYGDDYNPVIAEFFVQQQKKIGGFATYDVFVNARIRQTRFYLKAEHLNALFSQSNYYSAPNNPYRDFVLRFGLVWNFFQ from the coding sequence ATGAGAATATTCATTTTCCTATATCTATTAGTTGTACCAACTTTATTGTTTTCTCAAGAAAAAAAAGCCGCTCCTAAAAAGGATTTAGATATGAATACGGAATATTCTAGTATTACAGATACCGTAAAGAAGAAAAAAGCCAAAATAGCAACTATAGACCAATATAAGATTGTCACTTTGGAACATGACACTATATATGCCGACACGTCGTTAACTATAAAAAGTGCTTACAGACAGAATCATCTTAGAAAAGATCTTTTCGGACTTTTAGAATTTTCTAATATCGGTCAGCCATTAAATACCTTGCAATATAGTTTGACAAGTTTTTCTCCGTATCCAGAAATTGGTTTTACAGGAAAACATTCTAATTATATGCAAGCAGATCAAATTCGATATTATTCGGCCGCAACGCCATTTACAGAATTGTTTTTTAATACTACAATTAATAAAGGACAGAACGTAGATTCTTTTATTACTTTAAATACATCCAAAAATCTTAATTTCTCAATAGCCTATAAAGGTTTAAGATCTGAAGGAGATTACATAAATCAATTGGTTAGTGCTGGTAATTTCAGATTTACAACCAGTTATGCTACAACCAGCAGACGATATGCAATCAATATGCATTTTGCCAATCAGGATATAATGAACGAAGAAAATGGAGGAATCACAAATGTTTCCAATTTTGAAAGTGATGATCCAGATTTCAAAAATCGACAAAGATTGCAGGTTTATTTAACTGATGCAGAAACGCTTTTAAAAGGTAGGAGATTGTTTTTTGACCACGCTTTTAGGGTAAATCCAAAAGACGGAAATAACAATTTGTATTTAACACATCAGTTTAATTATGAATATAAAAATTATCAGTATAAGCAGCAGACAATAACGTCTTCTATTACAGATAATAATAATGTTACCACCACAGTAAACCGTTTCGGAGATTCGTATGTTGCAAGCGGCATCAATGATGAAACAAAATATGAAAGACTTTATAATAAAGTAGGTGCAGCGTATGAAAACTCTCTTTTAGGAAAGTTTAATTTTTTTATAGACGATTACAGATCTAATTATCAATATGAAAAAGTAATTGTGGATTCTTTGAACAATGCGATTCCTGCTAATTTGTACTTGCAATTTAATAATGTGGGAGGACAGTACGAATACCAAAAGAACAAATGGAATGGTAGATTTCTGTATTCAAGATCTATTACAAATCAATCTCTTTCTGATTTAGATGCCAAATTGAGATATGATTTAAACGAAAAAATTAAGTTTGATTTTAGATATCGTAATATCAATAAACTGCCAAATAATAATTATAATTTATATCAAAGTAGTTGGGTTTCATATAATTGGTCACATAATTTCAAAAATGAAAAAATAAACTCATTAAGTGCCGAAATAACAACTCCTTGGTTAACGGGGCAAGTTCAATATACTGTGCTGAAAGATCACTTGTATTTTAGAGATACATCGTCAGTTGCAAATGTTCAAATTGTTACACCACAACAGTATGGTAATGTGATAAATTATTTAGAAATAAAAGCAAGCCGTGAGTTTAAATTCGGTCATTTTGCATTAGATAACACGCTTTTGTATCAAAAAGTTGATCAGTCAGATTTGATTTTAAATGTTCCTGATTTTGTCACTAGAAATACCTTTTATTATTCAAATCATTTTTTCAAAAAAGCATTATTTATCCAAACAGGTATTGTATTTAATTATCTGACCAAATATTATGGAGATGATTACAATCCTGTTATTGCAGAATTTTTTGTACAGCAACAAAAAAAGATTGGTGGCTTTGCTACTTATGATGTTTTTGTAAATGCCAGAATTCGTCAGACACGTTTTTATTTGAAAGCGGAACATTTGAATGCGCTTTTTTCACAAAGCAATTATTACTCGGCGCCTAATAATCCTTATCGTGATTTTGTATTGCGTTTTGGTTTGGTTTGGAATTTCTTTCAATAA